AAAAAGGTTAAAAAGCAGGTAGTGGACGCGATTGCGCATATCCATGCCTCTTTTAACAACACGATCGTGACGATCACAGACCGCCAGGGCAATGCGCTTTCTTGGGCAACTGCCGGTGGTTCGGGTTTTCGTGGTTCTCGCAAGAGCACCCCGTTCGCTGCTCAAGTGGCAAGTGAACGTGCAGCAACTGCTGCAGCCGAGTATGGTGTGAAAAACGTAGACGTACTGGTTAAAGGCCCAGGGCCCGGTCGTGAATCCGCCGTGCGTGCACTTAACGCCGCCGGCTTCCGCGTGCAAAGCATCACAGACGCGACGCCCATTCCTCACAATGGCTGCCGTCCGCCTAAGAAACGCCGCGTTTAAGGAGACAGATTCATGGCTCGTTATA
This DNA window, taken from Vreelandella profundi, encodes the following:
- the rpsK gene encoding 30S ribosomal protein S11 translates to MANPRSNRKKVKKQVVDAIAHIHASFNNTIVTITDRQGNALSWATAGGSGFRGSRKSTPFAAQVASERAATAAAEYGVKNVDVLVKGPGPGRESAVRALNAAGFRVQSITDATPIPHNGCRPPKKRRV